The Primulina tabacum isolate GXHZ01 chromosome 16, ASM2559414v2, whole genome shotgun sequence genome window below encodes:
- the LOC142530139 gene encoding LOW QUALITY PROTEIN: 4-alpha-glucanotransferase DPE2-like (The sequence of the model RefSeq protein was modified relative to this genomic sequence to represent the inferred CDS: deleted 2 bases in 2 codons), with protein sequence MVNLGFFHGSNKSSSVTLSFRIPYYTHWGQHLLVCGSEPVLGSWSVKKGLLLSPSHQGDELIWSGCLSVTAGFACEYSYYMVDDERNVLRWEAGKKRKLFLPNGIQNGELIEIHDLWQTGSDDLPLRSAFKDVIFRRSWNPEIDKPHGEIEKLSMAEDIVIVQFRICCPKIEKDSEIYVIGSSLKLGKWKIQAGLKLSYAGESVWQAESLMHKDDFPVQYRYCKYGKAGNFGLEIGSNRELFVDFSTSQPKYIVLSDGFMREMPWRGAGVAIPMFSVRSEVGLGVGEFLDLKLLVDWAVESGFHLVQLLPINDTSVHGMWWDSYPYSSLSVFALHPLYLRVQALTENISVDVKHEIHQAREQLDGKHVDYEATMAAKLSIAKKIYSQEREITFNSTAYQNFFSENQDWLKPYAAFCFLRDFFETSDHSQWGRFSLFSKDKLEKLILKDSLCYDIISFHYYIQFHLHKQLSESSEYARKKGVVLKGDLPIGVDRNSVDTWVYPNLFRMNTSTGAPPDYFDKNGQNWGFPTYNWEEMSKDNYAWWRARLTQMAKYFTAYRIDHILGFFRIWELPDHAMTGLCGKFRPSIALSQEELEREGIWDFNRLSQPYIRQKLLQEKFGASWALIASNFLDECQKDHYEFKEDCNTEKKVASKLQSCIENSMLLESEEKLRRNLFDLLQNIVLIRDPEDSKKFYPRFNLEDTSSFSDLDEHSKNVMRRLYYDYYFRRQETLWHQNALKTLPVLLSSSDMLACGEDLGMIPSCVHPVMQELGLIGLRIQRMPNEPGLEFGIPSQYSYMMVCAPSCHDCSTLRVWWEEDQERRLRYFKTFVGTDLVPPDECTPDVARFILRQHVEAPSMWSIFPLQDLLVLKEEYMTRPAVEETINDPTNPKHYWRYRVHVTLESLLKDKEHIASIKNLVQASGRSSPPLEDDDESQLDKSTTHLDTLQNIAETRKEETQFDSRVNTGISITTGP encoded by the exons ATGGTGAATCTGGGGTTCTTTCATGGGAGCAACAAATCGAGTTCAGTAACTCTGAGCTTTCGAATACCCTATTATACTCACTGGGGCCAGCATCTTCTGGTTTGTGGTTCTGAACCTGTACTTGGCTCGTGGAGCGTGAAGAAAGGTCTTTTGTTAAGCCCTTCTCACCAAGGGGATGAGCTTATATGGTCTGGCTGTCTCTCTGTAACGGCCGGGTTTGCATGTGAGTACAGCTATTATATGGTGGATGATGAGAGGAACGTTTTGAGATGGGAGGctggaaagaaaagaaaactgtTCTTGCCGAATGGCATTCAGAATGGGGAGTTGATAGAGATTCATGATCTTTGGCAG ACTGGTTCTGATGATCTCCCTTTGAGAAGTGCATTTAAAGACGTCATATTTCGTAGAAGTTGGAATCCAGAAATTGATAAACCCCATGGGGAAATTGAGAAACTGTCGATGGCGGAAG ATATAGTTATCGTGCAATTCAGAATTTGCTGCCCGAAAATTGAGAAAGACTCAGAG ATTTATGTGATTGGTAGTTCTTTAAAGCTGGGGAAATGGAAGATTCAAGCTGGACTTAAACTCAGTTATGCCGGTGAATCAGTTTGGCAAGCTGAGTCACTAATGCATAAGGATGACTTTCCTGTACA ATACAGATATTGTAAATATGGCAAAGCTGGAAACTTTGGTTTAGAAATTGGCTCGAACAGGGAGCTCTTTGTCGACTTCTCAACTAGTCAACCTAAGTACATTGTCTTGTCCGATGGCTTTATGCGA GAAATGCCTTGGAGAGGTGCTGGTGTTGCCATCCCTATGTTCTCTGTCAGATCTGAGGTTGGTTTGGGAGTTGGAGAGTTTCTCGATTTGAAATTACTAGTAGACTGGGCGGTTGAATCGGGCTTTCACCTGGTTCAGCTGCTACCTATCAATGATACTTCTGTACATGGAATGTGGTGGGACTCATATCCTTACAG CTCTCTATCAGTCTTTGCTTTGCATCCTTTATATCTGAGAGTCCAGGCTCTCACTGAAAATATTTCTGTCGATGTCAAG CATGAGATTCATCAGGCCAGAGAACAGCTTGATGGGAAG CATGTGGACTATGAGGCTACGATGGCTGCAAAGCTTTCTATTGCCAAGAAAATATATTCTCAGGAGAGA GAAATCACATTTAATTCAACTGCGTACCAGAActtcttttctgaaaatcaG GATTGGTTAAAACCGTATGCAGCCTTCTGTTTTCTACGGGACTTCTTTGAAACATCAGATCATAGCCAGTGGGGTCGG TTTTCTCTTTTTTCGAAGGATAAG CTCGAGAAACTTATTCTGAAAGACAGCTTGTGCTATGATATAATCTCTTTCCATTACTATATCCAGTTTCATTTACATAAGCAA TTGTCTGAATCTTCTGAGTATGCAAGAAAGAAAGGAGTTGTATTAAAAGGAGATCTTCCTATAGGAGTTGACCGGAATAGTGTGGATACATGGGTATATCCAAATCTTTTTCGTATGAACACCTCGACAGGGGCGCCTCCTGATTATTTTGATAAAAACGGGCAGAACTGGGGTTTCCCTACTTATAACTGGGAAGAAATGTCCAAGGACAATTATGCATGGTGGCGGGCTCGTTTAACACAG ATGGCGAAGTACTTTACAGCATACAGGATTGACCATATATTAGGATTCTTTAGAATCTGGGAGCTTCCGGATCATGCAATGACTGGCCTCTGTGGAAAATTCCGACCATCTATCGCTTTAAGCCAG GAAGAACTTGAACGGGAAGGGATATGGGACTTCAATCGTTTAAGCCAACCATATATTAGGCAAAAACTGTTACAG GAGAAGTTTGGGGCTTCATGGGCTCTGATAGCTTCCAACTTTCTGGATGAATGTCAGAAAGACCATTACGAG TTCAAAGAAGATTGCAATACCGAAAAGAAAGTTGCATCTAAGCTGCAGTCTTGCATAGAAAACTCCATGTTGTTGGAGAGCGAGGAAAAACTACGACGCAACCTCTTTGATCTTCTGCAG AATATTGTCCTCATTAGAGATCCAGAAGATTCAAAAAAATTTTACCCACGCTTCAACCTAGAGGACACATCTAGCTTCAGTGATTTAGATGAGCACAG CAAAAATGTAATGAGAAGACtatattatgattattatttcCGTCGCCAAGAAACTCTCTGGCATCAGAATGCACTTAAGACGTTGCCAGTTCTCTTGAGCTCATCAGATATGCTAGCTTGTGGAGAAGACCTTGGGATGATTCCTTCTTGTGTTCATCCG GTGATGCAAGAACTTGGTTTAATTGGATTACGCATTCAACGTATGCCCAATGAACCTGGTCTTGAGTTTGGTATTCCTTCTCAGTACAGTTACATGATG GTATGTGCTCCATCGTGTCACGACTGTTCCACCCTGCGTGTTTGGTgggaagaagatcaagaaagaCGACTCAGATATTTCAAGACCTTTGTGGGCACTGACTTGGTACCACCCGATGAATGCACTCCTGATGTCGCACGTTTCATATTGAGGCAGCATGTTGAAGCACCATCAATGTGGTCAATTTTCCCACTTCAG GATTTGCTAGTATTGAAAGAAGAATACATGACACGGCCAGCCGTAGAGGAAACGATAAACGACCCTACGAACCCAAAACACTACTGGAGATACC GAGTTCACGTTACATTAGAATCCTTGCtgaaggataaagaacatataGCCTCCATTAAAAATCTTGTCCAAGCAAGTGGAAGATCGAGCCCTCCTTTGGAGGATGACGACGAATCACAGCTAGACAAATCAACGACACATCTAGATACATTGCAGAATATTGCAGAAACTAGGAAAGAGGAAACCCAGTTTGATAGTCGAGTAAATACTGGAATTTCGATCACGACGGGTCCGTGA
- the LOC142529805 gene encoding 3'-5' exonuclease-like, with product MAMSIVDHQLRSNTHKTYDVHFFDSSIHTTVTHDPEIVSQWISDLEPDHRIVGLDVEWRPCFNRNTQNPAATLQLCVGRRCLIFQLIHAPTVPSSLVGFLSNPNYTFVGVGIKFDLRKIEKDYGFGMDAKIVDLRSLAAEVYDRMELKNSGVKGLTKVVLEKEVKKPRRVTMSRWDKQWLTPDQVQYACLDAFLCYEMGRILNASG from the coding sequence ATGGCGATGAGCATAGTAGATCATCAATTACGCAGCAATACCCACAAAACCTACGACGTTCACTTCTTTGACAGTTCGATCCACACCACCGTCACCCACGACCCCGAAATCGTGTCCCAGTGGATCTCGGATCTAGAACCCGACCACCGCATCGTCGGACTAGACGTGGAGTGGCGACCCTGCTTCAATCGCAACACGCAGAACCCAGCCGCCACCCTCCAGCTCTGCGTGGGCCGTCGTTGCCTGATCTTCCAACTAATTCACGCCCCGACCGTCCCATCCTCGCTGGTCGGTTTCCTCTCAAATCCCAACTATACTTTTGTGGGGGTGGGTATAAAATTTGATCTGAGAAAGATTGAAAAAGATTACGGGTTCGGGATGGACGCCAAAATAGTGGATTTGAGGAGTTTGGCGGCGGAAGTATATGACAGGATGGAATTAAAGAATTCCGGGGTGAAGGGGTTGACGAAAGTGGTGCTGGAGAAGGAAGTGAAGAAGCCGAGGAGGGTGACGATGAGCAGGTGGGATAAGCAGTGGCTGACGCCAGATCAAGTCCAGTATGCTTGTTTGGATGCATTTCTGTGTTATGAGATGGGCAGGATTCTGAATGCTTCTGGGTGA